In Luteimonas viscosa, the genomic window GTGCACCGAGATGTTCTCTATCATCGAGTCGGGGCGTGCGAAGTAGACGTATTCGAAGATGCACGGCGCGTGGCCGGCCGGCTCGGCGCACTGGCGGGTATGCAGCTCGCCGCGCGGCGTCACCACGACGCCCTCGCCCGGCGCGATGTCGCGCATGCGCTCGAAACCGAGGATGTCGAGCGCGACCGATTCGGACGCGATCGCGTATTCGTTGCCGGCATCGGTCTCGCGCTTGCCCAGTACCAGGGGACGGATGCCGTGCGGATCGCGGAACGCCACCAGCCCCAGCCCGAGCACGGTCGCCACCGCCGCGTAGCCGCCCCTCGCGCGACGGCCCAGGCCCTCGATCGCGCGGAACGCGGCTTCCGGCGTCAGCGTGCGGCTCTTGTCGAGCTCGTGCGCGAACACGTTGAGCAGCACTTCGGAATCGGACTGAGTGTTGATGTTGCGCCGGTCCTGCTCGAACACCTCGCGCCGCAGCATGTCCGTGTTGATCAGGTTGCCGTTGTGCGCCAGCGCGATGCCGTAGGGCGAGTTGACGTAGAACGGCTGTGCCTCGTCGCTGCCCTCGCTGCCGGCGGTGGGATAGCGGCAGTGGGCGATGCCGACGCGGCCTTCGAGCAGGCGCATGGTCTTCGCATCGAACACGTCGCGCACCAGGCCGTTGCCCTTGTGCACGCGCAACTGGGTGCCGTTGGCGGTGGCGATGCCGGCCGCGTCCTGGCCGCGGTGCTGCAGGACGGTCAGGCCGTCGTACAGCGCGGTCGCGACTTCGGTGGTGGCGACGATGCCGATGATGCCGCACATGGCTGCGTTTCCCGTGGCTGTTGCGAGGTTGCGAGGTTGCTAGCTGGTGGCGGCGGGCCGCCCGCTCAAGGATGCGGACGCACCATTCCATCCAGGCCCGCCCTGGCCTGGACCTGGGCCTTGAGGCGTTCGGCGTCCTGGCGGTCCGGCACCGGGCCGGCCTTGACCCGGGTAAGACGACCCTTGTCGGTGTTCACCGTGTCGGTGAAGGCGGTGATGCCGAGTCCGCGCAGGCGGTCGCGCAGCTTCGTTGCCTCGGCGGCATTGCTGAAGGCGCCGACCTGGACCGAGAAGCCGCCGCTTGCAGCCGCCGGAGCGGCAGGCGTGGCGGCGGCCGGCTTCGGCGCTTCGACAGGCTTCGGCGGGTCGGCCGGCCTGGTGGCGACCGGCTGCGGTTGCGGACGCCGCGGCGTGGCTGCGGGCGCGTCGAGCGCGACCACGCGCGGCGTGACGTCGCCACGCACCTGCGCCGCGCGCACGCGGATGGCCTCGGCCGCCTCGCGCGAGGCGTAGGGCCCGAGGCGCACCCGCTGCGCCGGCTTCCCGTCCAGATCGAAGGGCTCGCTGTAGGCGGTCAGGCCGGCACCCGAGAGCTGGCGGACGATCAATTGCGCATCGCGCTCGTTTGCGAACGCACCGAAATGGACCACATAGTCGCCGCCGCCGGTAGCGGCAGGCCGCATCGGCTCGGCCGGGGTGGCAGGCGTGGCGACGGGCTCCTCGGGCGCGGGCGTTTCGGCCGGCGCCTCCCCGCGCGCCGGCCGCGGCGCGTCGGGTGGCGGATTGGCGGTATCGACAGTTGGCAGCGGATCGCCATCGATCGGCTCGGGAGACCCCAGCACCCCGCCCTGCGGCGCGTCGGCCGGTACGACCAGGGGCAGATCGACCGTCCTGTACTCGCCGTCCGGGGCATCGGGCACGCGCATCGACAGGTCGGATACGCCGCTGTCGGGCGCGGGCCCCTTGACCAGCATCGGCAGGAAGATCACGGCCAGCGCGACCAGTACGGCGGCACCGATCAGGCGCTGTTTGAGTCCGGCATCCATCGGGTTCGGATCGGGTTCGGCAAGAGCGGCGGGCGCGCGGATTATACGCCGCCACCCGCGCCCGCTTCTGAACCTGCGCCCTGCAACGTCCGCAACGCGACTTCCGCGGCGTGGAACGAGCCGAACACCAGCACGCGGTCGCCGGGCCGCGCCGCACTCGACGCCGCCGCCAGCGCGGCAGCGGGATCGACGTGCCGCGAGCCCCCGGCGGCAGGGGAATCGCGCAGCCGCTCGGCCAGCACCTCGACCGCGATGCCCCGCGCCCCGGCCCCGACCGAACCGGCCAGCCACCACGCATCGACCAGTCCTTCGAACGCGGCCACCACGGACGCGGCATCCTTGTCGCCGAGCGCGGCGTAGACCGCATGCGTCCGGGCCGCTGCCGGTACCTTGCGCAGCCAGCTGGCGAGCTCGCGCGCCGCCTGCGGGTTGTGGCCGATATCGACGAATACCTCCACGCCCTCGCGCACGAAGCGCTGCAGCCGCCCCGGTAGATGCGCACTGGCGACGCCGCGGGCAATCACTTCGTCGGCAATGTCGATGTCGAGTGCGCGCAGCGCGGCGATCGCGACCGCGGCGTTGCGCAGTTGCACCGGTGCCGCCAGCGCGGGCAGCGGCAGATCGAGCCGGTAGTCGAGTTCGCGCCATTGCCAGTTCGTGTCGTCGACCTGCTCGAAGAAGAAATCGCTGCCGGCACGGATCGCCGATGCGCCGATCGCGTACGCGTGGCGCAGGACGCTCGCCGGCGGATCGTCGTCGCCCAGCACCAGCGGCTTCCATGCGCGCGCGATGCCGGCCTTCTCGGCACCGATCGCTTCCCGGTCCGCGCCCAGCCAGTCCTGGTGGTCGAGGTCGACCGTGGTGACCACCGCAACATCCGCATCGACCAGGTTGGTCGCGTCCAGGCGCCCGCCGAGCCCGACTTCCAGGATCGCGAGGTCCAGCGCCGCCCGTTCGAAGATCCACAGCGCGGCGATGGTGCCGAACTCGAAGTAGGTCAGCGGCGTGTCGCCGCGCGCGGCTTCCACGACCGCGAAGGCTTCGACCAGCGATCCATCGTCCGCATCGCGGCCGTCGATCCGCACGCGTTCGTTGTAGGCCAGCAGGTGCGGCGAGGTGTAAGCGCCGACACGCAAACCCGCCTCGCGGGCGATCGCATCGACGAACGCGACGGTGGACCCCTTGCCGTTGGTGCCCGCGATCGTCATCACCCGCCGCGCCGGCCGCGCCAACCCGAGGCGCGCGGCCACGGCACGCACGCGCTCCAGCCCCAGCTCGATCCCGGCCGGATGCTGTCGCTCGATATGGACGAGCCAGTCGGGGAGTGTCGTAGGCATGTCAGGGTCCGGGCTTCGTCTCGCCAATACAGTGCGGAAACGCCCGCAGGCTGCGCCGGGTGTACCGGCCTGGCCCGCCACCGGCGATCACGCCGTGGGGCGATGGGGCGCCGGGCGCGGCCCACCCCCTTCCGCGGGGTTCCGTCGTCTCCGGATGCAGGCGCTACAGCGCCCGGTGCACGGCCTCGCCGAAGAACGCGGTGTGGTGCGAGCAATCGTTCAGCCGCACCACCTCCAGGCTCCCGAGGTCGTCGCCTTCGAGGAGGTTGAGCGTGGTCGGCGCCTGGCGGAAGGTCCACAGCTTCGACAGCGGGATGCCCAGCACGTGGCACAGCAGCACCCGGTTGACCGCATCGTGCGCCACGAGCAACAGCGTGTCCTGGGCTTCGAGTCCCTCCACCGACCATTCCAGCGCCTCCCAGGCGCGGCGGAACACCTGCTTGATCGATTCGCCACCCCCGGGCATCAGCACGGTATCGGGGGCCTCCCGCCAGGCGCGCAGCAGGTCCGGATCGCGCTCGGCGATCTCGCTTGCCAGCAGGCCTTCCCAACTGCCGTGGGCTATCTCCATGAAGCCCATCTCGGTGGTGAGCATCGGCGCGCGCAGTTCGCCCAGCGCGTATTGCGCGGTGTGATAGGCGCGCGTCAGCGGCGAACTGACCGCCCTGTCGATGCGCACGTCCCGCAGGCGTTCCCCCAACAGGCGCGCCTGCTTCTCGCCCACCGGCGACAAGGGGATGTCTTCCTGGCCCTGGTAACGGCCTTCGGCGTTCCACGGCGTCTCGCCATGGCGGGCAAGCAGGATTCTCATGCGGCAGCGGGTTCCTGATCTGGACAGATGCCCGCGGCTCCCCCGGGCGGCGCCTAGTCTAAGCGATGCCGCACGCCCGTTGCCTCGCGGCCCGTCCGATGCCCCCTGGAGCTCACCGCTTCGGCGCGACCCCCATCTCCTGCAGCAGGTGCGGGGCCGGGTAGACCTCCTGCATGATCCAGCGCATGTAGCGCTGGTCCACCGAAATCGTGCGGGTCATGTCCGCATCGAACACCCAGTTGGACACCACCGCTTCCCAGTTCATGTCGAACAGCAGGCCCACCAGCTTGCCGCGCGCATCGAGCACCGGCGACCCGGAGTTGCCGCCGGTGACGTCGAGATCGGACAGGAAGTTCACCGGCACGGTACGCAGCCGGCGATCGGCGAGGCCTCCATGGCGTTTGCCGGCGATCGCGTCGAGCAGCGCCTGCGGCGCGTCGAACGGCGCTTCACCGGTGGCCTTCGCCGCAACCTCTTCCAGCCGCGTGAACGGCTGCTGCGCGGAGCCGTCGAGCCTGGTGTATGGCTTGACGTTGCCGAAGGTGATGCGCAGCGATGAGTTCGCATCCGGATAGACGAACCCGCCCTGGCTCCTGCGATAGTCCGCGACCGCCTGCAGGTAGGTCGCGCGCGCGTCCAGCCGCTCGCCGGCGCGCGCCTTTCCACGCTGCTCGATCTCCAGCAGCGTGGGCATGATCGCAACCGCATAGCGGATCGCCGGATCGCGACTCGATTCGAACGCCTCGCGATCGGCCTGCAACCAGCCCATCCGGGTTTCGGTATCGCCGAGCTCCGTCTTCGCCAATCCGTCCAGCGCCCGATCGATCGCCGCGGTGTCGTGGTCGCCCAGCCACTTGTCGAGCGCCGGCAGCCGCTGCGCCGCGGGCAGCCTGGCGTACTG contains:
- the purF gene encoding amidophosphoribosyltransferase, whose amino-acid sequence is MCGIIGIVATTEVATALYDGLTVLQHRGQDAAGIATANGTQLRVHKGNGLVRDVFDAKTMRLLEGRVGIAHCRYPTAGSEGSDEAQPFYVNSPYGIALAHNGNLINTDMLRREVFEQDRRNINTQSDSEVLLNVFAHELDKSRTLTPEAAFRAIEGLGRRARGGYAAVATVLGLGLVAFRDPHGIRPLVLGKRETDAGNEYAIASESVALDILGFERMRDIAPGEGVVVTPRGELHTRQCAEPAGHAPCIFEYVYFARPDSMIENISVHKARMRMGVTLGEKILRLRPDHDIDTVIPIPDTSRDAALEIANVLGVKYREGFIKNRYVGRTFIMPGQGERVKSVKRKLNPITLEFRNRVVLLVDDSIVRGTTSQQIVQMARDAGARKVYLASAAPPVRHPNIYGIDMPTPEELIAHGRTEEEIERMIGCDWLVYQDLADLETAVAGPKFPGMKFDSSCFSGEYVTGVEPGYFEGIKQLRSDDAKRQRRLAL
- a CDS encoding SPOR domain-containing protein, whose amino-acid sequence is MDAGLKQRLIGAAVLVALAVIFLPMLVKGPAPDSGVSDLSMRVPDAPDGEYRTVDLPLVVPADAPQGGVLGSPEPIDGDPLPTVDTANPPPDAPRPARGEAPAETPAPEEPVATPATPAEPMRPAATGGGDYVVHFGAFANERDAQLIVRQLSGAGLTAYSEPFDLDGKPAQRVRLGPYASREAAEAIRVRAAQVRGDVTPRVVALDAPAATPRRPQPQPVATRPADPPKPVEAPKPAAATPAAPAAASGGFSVQVGAFSNAAEATKLRDRLRGLGITAFTDTVNTDKGRLTRVKAGPVPDRQDAERLKAQVQARAGLDGMVRPHP
- the folC gene encoding bifunctional tetrahydrofolate synthase/dihydrofolate synthase; translated protein: MPTTLPDWLVHIERQHPAGIELGLERVRAVAARLGLARPARRVMTIAGTNGKGSTVAFVDAIAREAGLRVGAYTSPHLLAYNERVRIDGRDADDGSLVEAFAVVEAARGDTPLTYFEFGTIAALWIFERAALDLAILEVGLGGRLDATNLVDADVAVVTTVDLDHQDWLGADREAIGAEKAGIARAWKPLVLGDDDPPASVLRHAYAIGASAIRAGSDFFFEQVDDTNWQWRELDYRLDLPLPALAAPVQLRNAAVAIAALRALDIDIADEVIARGVASAHLPGRLQRFVREGVEVFVDIGHNPQAARELASWLRKVPAAARTHAVYAALGDKDAASVVAAFEGLVDAWWLAGSVGAGARGIAVEVLAERLRDSPAAGGSRHVDPAAALAAASSAARPGDRVLVFGSFHAAEVALRTLQGAGSEAGAGGGV
- a CDS encoding histidine phosphatase family protein, with the translated sequence MRILLARHGETPWNAEGRYQGQEDIPLSPVGEKQARLLGERLRDVRIDRAVSSPLTRAYHTAQYALGELRAPMLTTEMGFMEIAHGSWEGLLASEIAERDPDLLRAWREAPDTVLMPGGGESIKQVFRRAWEALEWSVEGLEAQDTLLLVAHDAVNRVLLCHVLGIPLSKLWTFRQAPTTLNLLEGDDLGSLEVVRLNDCSHHTAFFGEAVHRAL